A genomic window from Aestuariirhabdus litorea includes:
- the ribBA gene encoding bifunctional 3,4-dihydroxy-2-butanone-4-phosphate synthase/GTP cyclohydrolase II: MKLNSIEEIIEDIRQGKMVILMDDEDRENEGDLIVAAEKITAEQVNFMAAKARGLICLTLTGERCDFLGLPSMVQGGNGSQYGTPFTVSIEAAEGVTTGISAADRALTIQRAVDPRSTPQDIVQPGHIFPLRARSGGVLSRAGHTEAGCDLARIAGLIPAAAIVEVMNEDGTMARRPDLEKFAELHGLKIGTIADLIHYRILHDRTVDRIDEKTLSTEFGDFTMTLFKDTIHGRSHVALSRGQWRADQPTLVRVHVADALRDLIGLHQPGSGTWSLRNALKRIAEEGSGVAVLLNSDDSMGMDPALDSFFNPQQRAAGKDGAYHNIGTGSQILREMGIGKMRLLSSPIRFSAISGFDLEITEYLPYEEQ, from the coding sequence ATGAAACTCAACAGCATTGAAGAGATTATCGAGGATATCCGCCAGGGCAAGATGGTGATCCTGATGGATGACGAGGATCGCGAGAACGAGGGCGACCTGATCGTGGCGGCGGAGAAGATCACCGCCGAGCAGGTCAACTTCATGGCCGCCAAGGCGCGTGGGCTGATCTGCCTCACCCTGACCGGCGAGCGCTGCGACTTTCTCGGTTTGCCCTCCATGGTACAGGGGGGGAATGGCAGTCAGTACGGCACCCCGTTCACCGTCTCCATCGAAGCGGCCGAAGGGGTGACTACCGGCATCTCCGCAGCGGACCGTGCTCTCACCATCCAGCGCGCGGTTGATCCGCGCTCGACGCCGCAGGACATTGTGCAACCGGGGCATATCTTCCCATTGCGAGCCCGCTCCGGCGGGGTGCTGAGCCGTGCCGGCCACACCGAAGCTGGCTGTGACCTGGCGCGTATCGCCGGGCTGATACCAGCGGCGGCGATTGTCGAGGTGATGAACGAGGACGGCACCATGGCGCGCCGGCCCGACCTGGAAAAGTTTGCGGAATTGCACGGCCTCAAGATCGGCACCATCGCCGACCTGATCCACTACCGCATCCTGCATGATCGCACGGTGGATCGCATCGACGAGAAGACCCTGAGTACCGAGTTTGGTGATTTCACCATGACCCTGTTCAAGGATACGATCCACGGCCGCTCCCATGTGGCCCTGAGCAGGGGGCAATGGCGTGCCGACCAGCCCACCCTGGTGCGGGTGCATGTGGCGGACGCCCTGCGTGACCTGATCGGCCTGCACCAGCCGGGCAGTGGCACCTGGTCCCTGCGCAATGCGCTCAAGCGCATCGCCGAAGAGGGCTCTGGCGTGGCCGTGCTACTCAACAGCGACGACAGCATGGGCATGGATCCGGCCCTCGACAGCTTCTTCAACCCACAGCAGCGTGCAGCGGGTAAAGACGGTGCCTATCACAACATTGGTACCGGCTCGCAGATTCTGCGGGAGATGGGCATTGGCAAGATGCGCCTGCTCAGCTCTCCCATTCGTTTCAGTGCCATCTCCGGATTCGATCTGGAGATTACCGAATACCTTCCCTACGAAGAGCAGTAG
- the ribE gene encoding 6,7-dimethyl-8-ribityllumazine synthase → MSTIKTIEGNLTPNGGRYAIVVGRWNAFVVESLLEGAVDSLTRHGVSDDNITIIRCPGAFEIPLVVKKAAKSGNYDAVIALGAVIRGGTPHFEYVAGECVKGLGVVALESEVPVSFGVLTVDSIEQAVERSGTKAGNKGEEAAMSAFEMVNLLNEMGE, encoded by the coding sequence ATGTCTACCATCAAGACGATTGAAGGAAACCTGACCCCCAACGGCGGCCGCTATGCCATCGTGGTGGGTCGCTGGAACGCCTTTGTTGTAGAGAGCCTGCTGGAGGGAGCGGTCGACTCCCTGACCCGCCATGGCGTGAGCGACGACAACATTACCATTATCCGTTGCCCCGGCGCGTTCGAGATCCCGCTGGTGGTGAAGAAAGCGGCCAAGTCCGGTAACTACGATGCGGTGATCGCGCTGGGCGCGGTGATCCGCGGCGGCACCCCCCACTTCGAATACGTGGCAGGGGAGTGTGTGAAGGGGCTGGGCGTGGTAGCCCTGGAGTCCGAGGTTCCGGTCTCCTTCGGTGTCCTGACCGTCGACTCCATTGAGCAGGCGGTTGAGCGCTCCGGCACCAAGGCGGGGAACAAGGGCGAGGAGGCGGCCATGTCCGCGTTCGAAATGGTCAACCTGCTGAACGAAATGGGTGAGTGA
- the nusB gene encoding transcription antitermination factor NusB: MSELRQQSDNRINPSARRKARQLALQALYQWHMAQANVSDIEAQFRTDNDFDKIDGEYFSELLLNIPKLLDEVDGGIEPLLDRGLDELDPIERAILRIGAYELLHRHDVPYRVVINEGIELAKRFGASESHRYVNGILDKMAAKVRSPEVKSHRKP; encoded by the coding sequence GTGAGTGAGTTGAGACAGCAAAGCGATAACCGAATCAACCCCTCCGCCCGCCGCAAGGCGCGCCAGCTAGCGCTGCAGGCGCTCTATCAATGGCATATGGCGCAGGCCAACGTCAGCGATATCGAGGCCCAGTTCCGCACGGACAATGACTTCGACAAGATCGATGGTGAGTATTTTAGCGAGCTGCTGTTGAACATTCCGAAGCTGCTCGACGAGGTCGATGGCGGCATTGAGCCGTTGCTGGATCGCGGGCTGGACGAGCTCGACCCTATAGAGCGGGCCATTCTCCGAATCGGTGCCTACGAGCTGCTGCATCGTCATGACGTGCCCTACCGGGTTGTCATCAACGAAGGGATCGAGCTGGCCAAGCGCTTCGGTGCCTCCGAGAGTCACCGTTACGTCAATGGCATTCTCGACAAGATGGCGGCCAAGGTGCGCTCGCCGGAAGTGAAGAGCCACCGTAAGCCCTGA
- the thiL gene encoding thiamine-phosphate kinase translates to MPGEFELIRRYFDCAGLNQHSPSVVLGIGDDCAILDLPAEQRLCFSMDSLVAGVHFPAAADPALIARRALAVNLSDLAAMGASPLCFTLGLTLPEASDEWLQAFSAGLAAEAAAHGVSLVGGDTTLGPLSITLQVQGLLPRGGALRRDGAREGELVIVSGTLGDAAAALDLLEQPAAALTPNRQQLLERYYRPQPRLELGQALLKIGAGCAIDISDGLLADLGHILERSCVGARIDLGALPLSAALRAECPERALERALNGGDDYELCFTLAEPLWQQHRESLCAWVACTPIGRIGRAPGLTDAQGAPLVASGYQHFRGE, encoded by the coding sequence ATGCCGGGTGAGTTTGAGCTTATCCGGCGCTACTTTGACTGCGCAGGACTGAACCAGCACTCCCCATCGGTTGTGCTGGGGATTGGCGATGATTGCGCGATTCTCGACCTGCCCGCCGAGCAGCGCCTCTGCTTCTCGATGGACAGCCTGGTGGCCGGTGTCCATTTTCCTGCTGCCGCCGATCCGGCCCTGATCGCCCGCCGTGCGCTGGCGGTCAATCTCAGTGACCTGGCGGCGATGGGAGCCTCCCCCCTCTGTTTTACCCTGGGATTGACGTTGCCGGAGGCCAGCGATGAATGGCTGCAGGCATTCTCCGCAGGGCTGGCCGCCGAGGCCGCTGCCCATGGGGTCAGCCTGGTGGGGGGGGATACCACCCTTGGCCCCCTCAGCATCACCCTGCAGGTGCAGGGGCTGCTGCCCCGCGGCGGTGCCCTGCGCCGTGACGGGGCGCGGGAGGGTGAGCTGGTTATTGTCAGTGGTACCCTGGGGGATGCGGCGGCGGCGCTGGACCTGCTGGAGCAACCGGCCGCCGCATTGACACCCAACCGGCAGCAGCTGCTCGAGCGCTACTACCGCCCGCAGCCGCGGCTTGAACTGGGGCAGGCGCTGCTAAAGATCGGTGCGGGCTGCGCCATCGATATCTCCGACGGCCTGCTGGCCGATCTGGGGCATATCCTCGAGCGCAGTTGCGTCGGTGCCCGAATCGACCTGGGTGCCCTACCCCTGTCGGCTGCCCTGCGGGCCGAGTGCCCCGAACGGGCCCTTGAGCGGGCGCTGAATGGAGGCGATGATTACGAACTCTGTTTTACCCTGGCCGAGCCCCTCTGGCAGCAGCACCGGGAGTCTCTTTGTGCCTGGGTGGCCTGCACCCCGATCGGCCGTATCGGCCGCGCCCCGGGGCTGACCGACGCCCAGGGTGCGCCGCTGGTCGCCAGCGGCTACCAACATTTCCGAGGAGAGTAG
- a CDS encoding phosphatidylglycerophosphatase A family protein — translation MADTPSSVWRNPIHFVAFGFGSGAAPVAPGTFGTLAAIPFYLLLQYLPLANYLLVVLVAFVVGCWLCDITSRDIGVHDHGGIVWDEFVGLWVTLIAAPPGWLWICVGFVLFRLFDILKPWPIRWLDRRVGGGFGIMVDDLIAGLFAWGVMQLLQLWVV, via the coding sequence ATGGCCGATACCCCGTCCAGTGTATGGCGTAACCCGATCCACTTTGTAGCGTTCGGCTTTGGCAGTGGCGCAGCCCCGGTGGCCCCCGGCACCTTTGGTACCCTGGCGGCGATCCCCTTCTACCTGTTGTTGCAGTATCTGCCGCTGGCGAATTACCTGCTGGTGGTGCTGGTGGCCTTTGTGGTGGGCTGCTGGCTGTGCGATATCACCTCGCGGGATATCGGGGTACACGACCATGGCGGCATCGTATGGGATGAGTTTGTCGGCCTCTGGGTTACCCTGATCGCCGCCCCCCCGGGCTGGCTGTGGATCTGTGTCGGCTTTGTCCTGTTTCGCCTCTTCGATATCCTCAAACCCTGGCCGATTCGTTGGCTGGATCGGCGGGTCGGGGGCGGTTTCGGAATCATGGTGGATGACCTGATCGCCGGGCTCTTTGCCTGGGGCGTCATGCAACTGCTACAACTTTGGGTGGTCTAA
- a CDS encoding retropepsin-like aspartic protease family protein — protein MVRARLWLFPLLWLPLTLQAAPEVRVQGLFPGAAVVIIDGERHLLKVGRKPVKGVSVLEADAQSALLLIEGQPRRLTLSREVNSRFTQAQRRQVRLSLDAASDSYPVFGAINGRPLQMVVDTGASLVAMSSQQAQILGLDYLKGDPLPLTTASDQVMGYALTLDRVSIGGIERRNVRAVVVEGRFPTQVLLGMSFLQHLRIEHQGSVLLLEERSP, from the coding sequence ATGGTTAGAGCTCGATTATGGCTGTTCCCCCTGCTGTGGCTTCCCTTGACGCTGCAGGCCGCGCCCGAGGTCAGGGTGCAGGGGCTGTTTCCCGGGGCTGCGGTGGTGATTATCGATGGCGAACGGCACCTGCTGAAGGTGGGGCGCAAGCCCGTCAAGGGGGTCAGTGTGCTGGAGGCTGATGCCCAGAGTGCCTTGCTACTGATTGAGGGCCAGCCGCGGCGCCTGACCCTGTCACGGGAGGTCAACAGCCGCTTTACCCAGGCCCAGCGGCGCCAGGTGCGGCTCAGCCTCGATGCCGCTTCCGACAGCTATCCGGTGTTTGGTGCCATCAATGGCCGTCCCCTGCAAATGGTGGTGGATACCGGCGCCAGCCTGGTGGCGATGAGTTCGCAGCAGGCGCAAATCCTGGGTCTCGACTACCTGAAGGGCGATCCGCTTCCCCTGACCACCGCCAGCGACCAGGTGATGGGATATGCGCTGACCCTGGATCGGGTCAGCATCGGCGGCATTGAACGCCGCAATGTCCGCGCGGTGGTGGTGGAAGGCCGTTTTCCAACCCAGGTGTTGCTGGGGATGAGCTTTCTGCAGCACCTTCGCATCGAGCATCAGGGCAGCGTCCTGTTGCTGGAGGAGCGCTCCCCCTAG
- the ribA gene encoding GTP cyclohydrolase II, whose protein sequence is MSIRYVATSKLPTPYGVFAMHGFEDSETGKEHVALTMGVVDDGEPVLGRVHSECLTGDALFSMRCDCGAQLQAALQAIAKEGRGVLLYLRQEGRGIGLMNKIRAYKLQDAGADTVEANEQLGFGADMREYGMCEVMLKQLGIRSLRLMTNNPRKVKAMETVGVTVTERCPLQTGRNPHNERYLQTKAGKLGHWITPPET, encoded by the coding sequence GTGTCCATACGTTACGTCGCCACCTCGAAATTACCCACTCCCTATGGGGTGTTTGCCATGCATGGCTTCGAGGACAGTGAAACCGGCAAGGAGCATGTTGCCCTCACCATGGGGGTGGTGGACGATGGCGAGCCGGTCCTGGGTCGGGTCCACTCCGAATGCCTGACCGGGGACGCCCTGTTCAGTATGCGATGCGACTGCGGTGCCCAGCTGCAGGCTGCGCTGCAAGCCATTGCGAAAGAGGGGCGCGGAGTGCTGCTCTACCTGCGCCAGGAGGGGCGGGGCATCGGCCTGATGAACAAGATTCGCGCCTACAAGCTACAGGATGCCGGGGCCGACACGGTCGAGGCTAACGAGCAGCTGGGGTTCGGTGCCGATATGCGAGAGTACGGCATGTGCGAGGTGATGCTCAAGCAGCTTGGGATTCGCTCGCTGCGACTGATGACCAACAACCCGCGCAAGGTGAAAGCGATGGAAACAGTGGGGGTGACGGTCACCGAGCGCTGTCCGCTGCAAACCGGTCGTAACCCCCATAATGAGCGTTACCTGCAGACCAAAGCGGGTAAGCTGGGGCACTGGATCACCCCTCCCGAAACCTGA